One Heteronotia binoei isolate CCM8104 ecotype False Entrance Well chromosome 20, APGP_CSIRO_Hbin_v1, whole genome shotgun sequence DNA segment encodes these proteins:
- the GRIFIN gene encoding grifin produces the protein MVLRFEASFPDGLCPGWNMRVKGETSSQANEFQINFLCGADEQIAFHFNPRFKDSVIVCNSFLDNQWGQEVMADTFPLEAKHPFQIEISSDQDYFHAFVNDSKVLQYEHRQKQLSDISRMQILNDIHISSVEFTRRGLY, from the exons ATGGTGCTGCGG tttgaAGCCTCGTTCCCAGATGGGCTGTGTCCTGGCTGGAACATGAGAGTCAAAGGTGAAACCAGTTCCCAGGCAAATGA GTTTCAGATCAATTTCCTCTGCGGTGCAGATGAGCAGATCGCGTTCCACTTCAACCCTCGCTTCAAAGACTCTGTGATCGTCTGCAACTCCTTCCTCGACAACCAGTGGGGGCAGGAAGTGATGGCGGACACCTTTCCACTAGAAGCCAAGCATCCTTTCCAG ATTGAAATCTCCTCTGACCAAGACTACTTCCATGCTTTTGTGAACGACAGCAAAGTCCTTCAATACGAGCACCGGCAGAAACAGCTCTCGGACATCTCCAGAATGCAGATTCTGAACGACATCCACATTTCCTCCGTGGAGTTCACCAGACGTGGTCTCTACTAA